A genomic region of Dreissena polymorpha isolate Duluth1 chromosome 4, UMN_Dpol_1.0, whole genome shotgun sequence contains the following coding sequences:
- the LOC127879540 gene encoding uncharacterized protein LOC127879540, translating into MIIDICRRAGKVKSNAHPSLFDQKVSKGNTIYCYATSPGLAAFEDKNHGLLLYHLKPLICKPVGIEKLFSEIKEEFFKVPKHSTRQLPELRSNLSEPNRSLTDRIAKKGNTQSYDLQTQIWNSYHVKPPKQVVSFPEVGVTVELDFQSEFSNLLNVFVIVIDTGSVLDCEGTISNISPRISQYGDTTRFQRQNKNGMKISLQDIQKLEDNLVVDITITFIYPRDRQRYFLTQRVDLGLPLVSKLQLWRPSTAFYPPRREPMEQEESDSM; encoded by the exons AGGAAAAGTAAAGTCTAATGCACACCCGTCCCTGTTTGATCAGAAAGTGAGCAAGGGAAATACAATCTACTGTTATGCAAC GAGTCCAGGCTTGGCTGCCTTTGAAGACAAGAACCACGGTCTGTTGCTCTACCATCTAAAACCACTGATCTGCAAACCTGTTGGAATAGAAAAGCTCTTCTCAGAAATAAAAGAAG AGTTTTTCAAAGTCCCAAAGCATTCAACGAGGCAGCTACCTGAATTGAGATCAAATCTGTCAGAGCCAAATCGATCTTTGACGGACAGAATTGCAAAGAAAGGAAACACACAGTCATATGATTTGCAAACTCAAATATGGAACAGTTACCAtg TGAAACCACCAAAGCAAGTGGTCAGCTTCCCTGAAGTCGGCGTAACCGTGGAGCTGGATTTCCAGTCTGAATTCTCTAACCTTCTCAACGTGTTTGTCATCGTCATAGATACAGGCTCCGTGCTGGACTGTGAGGGCACTATCAGCAACATCTCACCG CGTATTTCTCAATATGGTGATACCACGAGATTCCAGAGGCAGAATAAAAATGGAATGAAGATATCTCTGCAAGATATTCAGAAATTAGAG GACAACCTTGTGGTTGACATCACCATCACCTTCATCTACCCGCGGGATCGCCAGCGCTACTTTCTCACTCAGCGCGTCGACCTTGGCCTTCCTCTCGTCTCCAAGCTGCAGCTATGGCGACCGTCCACAGCGTTTTATCCGCCGAGACGTGAGCCCATGGAACAAGAGGAATCTGACAGCATGTGA
- the LOC127878402 gene encoding neuronal acetylcholine receptor subunit alpha-9-like has product MDAFVFLMISSFLTDSVYSVSNQVISKNLRDFLFTGYDVSILPQCTSGEKVTLNVDMALRQILELNERDQILTANIWMRTNWNDCRLQWDTISYNNITYLTVTFHDVWKPDTTLYDSAGEEVMFPGWEDFRVSISNSGQVTYNFPSVVKSICRVNVKYFPFDTQECNLKFGSWSYNGFDLDIVNRNSNGDLDNFIEHTEWKIRKLPAERHEFYYNCCPEPYPDVTFTIVMERRPAFYLLTMLLPCILTSCVAALGFLLPVESGEKVSLEITVLLSLAVFLLLVSESLPPSSDDFPVIGSYFACSMVLVSFSLLQTVLVLNVFYRGTNGRRVPRWANVFFLQFLGRALCIQSNKVAVQSDSTDEEQFPDDTNNADNSVVPINVKGDVRNHSNISTLKFRAFELQTTGIYRNPHSQQTNIQNDRHELANDSSDSATTNLKRIVGHLEEDHLNESISAEWRDISNVMDRFFFILYALVTVITTMSFLLQAV; this is encoded by the exons ATGGATGCTTTTGTTTTCCTGATGATTTCCTCATTTCTAACAG aCTCTGTCTATAGCGTGTCCAATCAGGTTATAAGTAAGAACCTGCGTGACTTCTTATTTACCGGATATGACGTCAGCATACTTCCACAGTGTACTTCCGGTGAGAAGGTGACGCTTAATGTGGACATGGCGCTGAGGCAAATATTGGAATTG AACGAGAGAGACCAAATACTGACTGCAAATATTTGGATGAGAACT AATTGGAACGACTGTCGCCTTCAATGGGACACCATCAGTTATAACAACATCACATACCTTACTGTGACCTTCCACGATGTCTGGAAACCAGATACAACACTTTATGACAG CGCCGGGGAAGAGGTCATGTTTCCGGGATGGGAAGACTTCCGGGTATCCATATCCAATTCCGGTCAAGTGACCTACAACTTCCCGTCCGTGGTTAAAAGTATATGCAGGGTCAATGTCAAATACTTTCCGTTCGACACGCAGGAATGCAACCTTAAGTTTGGGTCATGGTCGTATAACGGATTCGACCTTGACATTGTCAACAGAAATTCAAACG GTGACCTCGATAACTTTATTGAGCACACCGAGTGGAAAATACGCAAACTTCCGGCGGAGCGTCATGAGTTCTACTACAACTGCTGCCCGGAACCCTATCCTGACGTCACCTTTACCATCGTCATGGAGCGGCGGCCAGCGTTCTACCTACTTACAATGCTGCTCCCGTGTATTCTGACGTCATGTGTGGCGGCGCTGGGGTTTCTGCTACCGGTTGAGTCGGGCGAGAAGGTTTCCCTGGAAATCACGGTGCTTTTGTCATTGGCAGTGTTCCTGTTGTTGGTGTCTGAATCGCTACCGCCATCATCCGACGATTTCCCCGTCATAG GTTCGTACTTCGCCTGTTCTATGGTATTGGTGTCTTTCTCCCTGCTTCAAACAGTCTTGGTGCTTAACGTGTTTTACAGGGGAACCAATGGACGCAGGGTACCGAG ATGGGCAAATGTGTTTTTTCTGCAATTCTTAGGACGTGCGCTATGCATTCAGTCAAACAAAGTAGCGGTGCAATCAGACTCGACGGACGAAGAACAG tttCCTGATGACACAAACAACGCGGATAATAGCGTAGTTCCCATTAACGTCAAGGGAGACGTCCGAAATCACAGCAACATATCTACTCTCAAGTTTCGCGCATTTGAACTTCAAACCACCGGGATTTACCGAAACCCCCATTCTCAACAAACCAACATTCAGAATGACCGGCATGAGTTAGCAAATGATTCCAGTGACTCAGCTACAACAAATCTTAAGCGTATAGTGGGCCACTTAGAAGAGGATCATCTCAATGAGAGCATTAGTGCCGAATGGAGGGACATCTCTAATGTGATGGACAGGTTCTTCTTTATTCTCTACGCGCTGGTTACGGTGATCACCACGATGTCATTTCTACTCCAAGCGGTTTAG
- the LOC127878403 gene encoding prostatic spermine-binding protein-like, translating to MFDDDGVDRDDHHDVDDRDKENRDNDDNEDKIDDDGDEEYTDDDDDDEDDRDDDGDEGYTDEYVDDDKDDDDDDVDNRGDDSDKDAIDVDGDEDDRSNDGDEDKRDDDGGEDDRNDSWDEDDKDEDDKDDYTDDDNFEDDRDEDDDE from the exons ATGTTCGATGATGACGGTGTCGATAGAGATGACCATCATGATGTTGATGATAGAG aTAAAGAAAATAGAGACAATGATGATAATGAAGACAAAATAGATGACGACGGTGATGAAGAATATAcagatgacgacgatgatgatgaagatgatagagatgacGACGGTGATGAAGGATATACAGATGAATATGTTGATGacgataaagatgatgatgatgatgatgtagataATAGAGGTGATGATAGTGATAAAGATGCTATAGATGTagatggtgatgaagatgatagaaGTAACGATGGTGATGAAGATAAAAGAGATGACGATGGTGGTGAAGATGATAGAAATGATAGTTGGGATGAAGATGATAAGGATGAAGATGATAAGGACGATTATACAGATGACGATAATTttgaagatgatagagatgaggatgatgatgaatAA
- the LOC127878404 gene encoding uncharacterized protein LOC127878404, which yields MLLDAVRPRRADAVNVALGKPANQTDTHGIYTADRAVDGNTSGDLDRDSSCTHTVSLNASSWWVNLQNIFLIRSVKIYNRITSSEILHDVELYVGFSERGFQSLEGFHPGQVGAFYTFELSTPVYGQWVRITRKNPTNSPLTLCEVEVEGIPYSAANRVLYSVFQGYVHTGSAIDVFKNVGSKLDCASRCSNPKNCISAHYNTATLTCSLFDALAFQKGDIENDVTVVNSIAITKNSREQLFGI from the exons ATGCTGTTGGATGCTGTGCGGCCCAGACGAGCTG ACGCTGTTAATGTTGCCCTTGGTAAACCTGCCAACCAGACAGACACGCACGGTATATATACGGCGGACCGTGCCGTTGACGGGAACACATCAGGGGATTTGGATAGAGACTCTTCCTGCACACACACTGTGTCTCTCAACGCCTCATCATGGTGGGTGAATCTCCAGAACATATTCCTCATCCGCAGCGTCAAGATTTACAACAGGATAACGAGCA GTGAAATACTTCACGATGTCGAGCTTTACGTCGGTTTCTCGGAGCGCGGCTTTCAATCGCTTGAGGGCTTTCACCCTGGCCAGGTCGGCGCTTTTTACACGTTTGAGCTATCGACACCGGTGTACGGTCAGTGGGTACGGATTACGCGTAAAAATCCAACTAACTCGCCACTCACTCTGTGTGAGGTTGAGGTGGAAGGTATTCCATATTCTGCAGCCAATC GCGTCCTTTATTCGGTCTTTCAAGGATATGTTCACACTGGTAGTGCAATCGACGTATTCAAGAATGTCGGGTCAAAACTCGACTGCGCATCAAGGTGTTCCAACCCAAAGAACTGCATCAGTGCCCACTACAacacagcgaccttgacctgcAGCCTGTTCGATGCCTTGGCATTTCAAAAAGGAGACATCGAAAATGACGTCACTGTTGTCAACAGTATTGCCATAACAAAGAACTCAAGGGAACAGTTGTTTGGGATATAA